A stretch of Portunus trituberculatus isolate SZX2019 chromosome 48, ASM1759143v1, whole genome shotgun sequence DNA encodes these proteins:
- the LOC123498429 gene encoding zinc finger MYM-type protein 6-like: protein MDRWLKSGSCSSRSGDADEGNQTGAKKKKTDIPKYRQYKEDYVLLGFTATNSDPPEALCFFCGERLANSSMKPAHLQRHLKTKHQCHVGKPVEFFKRKLSDFQCSQKVLQKATTTSGKALKASLAVSLLIAKAKKPFSIAEELILPAAGMMAEIMVDKKTADQLKAIPLSHQTVSRRVREMSADIQDQVVNKMKASQSFALQVDESTDISGQAHLVSFVKGLVARIKKENPDVEWTHCIIHRESLASKKMSPQLHGTLNDAIKVINFIKSRPLNSRLFHTLCESMGSEHTELLLHTEVRWLSRGRILTRLFELRDEVASFLSEHESPFATYFENTTWLAQLAYLADIFSKLNELNLSLQGKDTNILNLYDKVAGFQKKIELWKKTCSGGEFTCFPLSDAYFSINNYEKGTLKPVIVEHLTSLISAFKSYFPDIHERSVQLDWIRNPFLFSEHEKLPICFQETLIEVCADRGLKLLFESSNVTRFWSSVMKEHPDIGKMALEKLLPFGSTYLCEASFSALSIIKSKQRNKLNVNLEQSLITAVASVPPRMEKIISEHQPHISH from the exons ATGGATAGATGGCTAAAAAGTGGCAGCTGTAGCAGCCGCAGTGGTGACGCAGACGAAGGAAATCAAACAggtgcaaagaaaaagaagacagatatTCCTAAATATCGGCAGTACAAGGAAGATTATGTGCTTTTGGGATTTACTGCAACGAATTCTGATCCTCCGGAAGCTTTGTGCTTCTTCTGTGGGGAGAGGCTGGCCAACAGTAGTATGAAACCAGCTCACCTCCAGCGTCACCTGAAAACAAAACATCAGTGTCATGTTGGTAAACCGGTAGAGTTCTTCAAAAGAAAGCTCTCTGATTTTCAGTGCTCCCAAAAAGTACTTCAGAAAGCCACGACAACTTCAGGCAAAGCTCTGAAAGCATCTTTAGCTGTATCTTTATTAATTGCTAAAGCCAAAAAGCCATTCAGTATTGCTGAAGAACTTATTTTGCCAGCTGCAGGTATGATGGCTGAAATAATGGTGGATAAAAAGACAGCTGACCAACTAAAAGCAATTCCTTTGTCACACCAAACTGTCTCGCGCAGGGTAAGAGAAATGAGTGCAGATATTCAAGATCAAGTTGTGAATAAGATGAAAGCAAGCCAGTCATTTGCACTCCAAGTTGACGAATCAACTGACATTAGTGGGCAGGCTCATCTTGTCTCCTTT GTGAAGGGACTAGTGGCAAGGATTAAGAAGGAAAATCCTGATGTGGAGTGGACTCACTGCATCATTCACAGAGAGTCATTAGCTTCAAAGAAAATGAGCCCACAGTTGCATGGAACTCTGAATGATGCCATCAAGGTAATCAACTTCATAAAGTCAAGGCCACTTAATAGTCGTCTGTTTCACACACTTTGTGAAAGCATGGGGTCAGAGCACACAGAGCTATTACTTCACACGGAGGTGCGCTGGCTGTCGCGTGGGAGGATACTCACCAGATTGTTCGAGTTGCGAGATGAGGTAGCTTCCTTCTTATCAGAACATGAGTCTCCTTTTGCCACATATTTTGAAAACACTACTTGGCTTGCACAACTGGCATATCTTGCAGATATATTCAGCAAACTGAATGAGTTAAATTTGTCTCTGCAAGGTAAAGACACAAACATTCTCAACCTATATGACAAAGTTGCTGGTTTTCAGAAGAAAATTGAACTGTGGAAGAAAACATGCTCAGGGGGAGAGTTTACGTGCTTTCCTCTGTCAGATGCCTACTTTTCCATTAACAATTATGAGAAAGGCACTCTGAAACCAGTCATTGTGGAACATTTGACCAGCCTTATTAGTGCTTTTAAGTCTTACTTTCCTGACATACATGAACGATCAGTACAACTGGACTGGATTAGGAACCCATTCCTCTTTTCTGAACACGAGAAGCTTCCTATTTGTTTCCAGGAAACACTGATAGAAGTGTGTGCAGACCGTGGCTTAAAACTGTTATTTGAAAGCTCAAATGTCACTCGCTTCTGGAGCTCTGTGATGAAGGAGCACCCTGATATAGGAAAAATGGCATTAGAAAAACTTCTGCCATTTGGGTCTACCTACCTTTGTGAGGCGTCTTTCTCCGCACTGAGCATTATCAAAtcgaaacagagaaacaaactaAATGTCAACCTGGAACAAAGCCTAATCACTGCAGTAGCCTCAGTACCGCCAAGGATGGAAAAAATCATCAGTGAACATCAGCCTCACATCTCGCATTAA